A genomic stretch from Bacillus sp. E(2018) includes:
- a CDS encoding cysteine desulfurase family protein has translation MKNVYLDHAATSPVHPEVIEEMIPFLTEHFGNPSSIHQYGRQTRKALDDARTMIATSIGASRNEIIFTSGGTESDNLAILGTVSALKEKGKHVITTEVEHHAVLHTFHELEKRGYDVTYLSVDEEGRISLDELERALTEDTILVSIMYCNNETGTTQDIKEIGSILKEKEILFHTDAVQAYGLISIDVNELNIDLLSASGHKINSPKGTGFLFVREGIPFLPQGFGGEQERKRRAGTENVAGIAALRKAASIAEKEREERFSQYTTFRETMKRIWTEEEISFIENGSPDHFLPHILNVSFPGVKTEVLLVNLDLAGIAASSGSACTAGSHEPSHVLKAMFADDERTKSSVRFSFGLGNKLEDIEYAAYETAKIVKRLAK, from the coding sequence ATGAAAAACGTTTATTTAGATCACGCTGCAACGTCTCCTGTTCATCCTGAAGTCATAGAAGAAATGATTCCTTTTCTAACTGAACATTTTGGGAATCCATCTAGCATCCATCAATACGGAAGGCAGACTCGTAAAGCTCTTGATGATGCGAGAACCATGATTGCAACTTCTATAGGTGCTTCACGTAATGAGATTATTTTTACTAGCGGCGGTACAGAAAGTGATAACCTTGCAATTCTGGGCACAGTTTCTGCTCTTAAGGAAAAAGGGAAGCATGTTATTACGACCGAAGTAGAACATCATGCTGTACTTCATACCTTTCATGAGCTTGAAAAGAGAGGTTACGATGTAACATACTTATCTGTTGATGAGGAAGGGAGGATCTCTTTAGACGAACTAGAGAGAGCTCTAACAGAAGATACGATTCTCGTTTCGATCATGTATTGCAACAATGAAACGGGAACTACCCAAGATATAAAAGAGATCGGCAGTATTCTAAAGGAAAAAGAGATCTTATTTCATACCGATGCTGTGCAAGCTTATGGCTTAATCTCCATCGATGTAAATGAACTGAACATTGATCTGTTAAGTGCTTCGGGTCATAAGATCAATAGCCCAAAAGGAACTGGATTTCTATTTGTGAGAGAAGGGATTCCTTTTCTTCCTCAAGGTTTTGGCGGGGAGCAAGAGCGAAAGCGCCGTGCTGGAACTGAGAATGTAGCAGGAATCGCTGCATTACGAAAAGCGGCTTCGATCGCTGAAAAAGAAAGAGAAGAACGCTTTAGTCAATACACGACGTTTAGAGAGACGATGAAAAGAATATGGACAGAAGAAGAGATATCTTTCATAGAAAACGGAAGTCCTGATCATTTTCTTCCACACATTCTAAATGTAAGTTTTCCCGGTGTAAAAACAGAAGTGCTTTTAGTTAATCTAGATCTTGCTGGTATCGCAGCTTCTAGCGGATCAGCTTGTACGGCTGGCTCACATGAACCTTCACATGTTCTAAAAGCGATGTTTGCGGATGATGAGCGAACAAAATCATCTGTTCGTTTTAGCTTCGGTCTAGGTAATAAATTGGAAGATATTGAATATGCAGCATATGAGACAGCAAAAATCGTGAAACGTTTAGCAAAATAA
- the mnmA gene encoding tRNA 2-thiouridine(34) synthase MnmA, producing MQTESNKKAPQDTRVVIGMSGGVDSSVAALLLKEQGYDVIGIFMKNWDDTDENGVCTATEDYNDVIAVCNQIGIPYYAVNFEKEYWDKVFTYFLEEYKAGRTPNPDVMCNKEIKFKAFLEHAMNLGADYVATGHYARVAEIDGEVKMLRGVDENKDQTYFLNQLSQEQLQKVLFPIGELKKPEIRKIAEAAGLATAKKKDSTGICFIGERDFKEFLSQYLPAKPGEMQTFEGEVKGKHDGLMYHTIGQRHGLGIGGSGDPWFVVGKNLKDNILYVEQGFYNEKLYSDSLKAVKAGFVSDKPLPATFKCTAKFRYRQPDMGVTVHVMEDETLHVVFDEAQRAITPGQAVVFYDGDVCLGGATIDTVYKNDEAITYL from the coding sequence ATGCAAACAGAATCAAACAAAAAGGCACCTCAAGATACACGAGTGGTTATTGGAATGAGCGGCGGTGTGGATTCTTCCGTTGCCGCACTTTTACTGAAAGAGCAAGGCTATGATGTAATCGGGATCTTTATGAAGAACTGGGATGATACCGATGAGAATGGCGTATGCACAGCAACAGAAGATTATAACGATGTGATTGCGGTCTGCAACCAGATCGGCATTCCATATTACGCGGTGAATTTTGAAAAAGAATACTGGGACAAAGTATTCACGTACTTTTTGGAAGAATATAAAGCAGGACGAACTCCTAATCCTGATGTGATGTGCAACAAGGAGATCAAGTTCAAAGCCTTCTTGGAGCATGCCATGAACTTAGGTGCTGATTATGTAGCTACTGGCCATTATGCACGTGTGGCTGAAATAGATGGAGAAGTTAAGATGCTTCGAGGCGTCGATGAGAACAAGGACCAAACTTATTTTCTTAACCAGCTTTCTCAAGAACAGCTTCAAAAAGTACTGTTCCCGATCGGAGAGCTTAAAAAGCCTGAGATCCGCAAGATTGCTGAAGCCGCGGGACTTGCGACAGCTAAAAAGAAAGACTCAACAGGAATCTGCTTTATTGGAGAAAGAGACTTTAAAGAATTCTTAAGTCAGTATTTGCCTGCAAAACCTGGTGAGATGCAAACGTTCGAAGGCGAAGTGAAGGGCAAACATGATGGATTGATGTACCATACGATTGGTCAGCGTCATGGCCTTGGAATCGGTGGTAGTGGAGATCCTTGGTTCGTTGTCGGTAAGAATTTAAAAGACAATATATTGTATGTTGAACAAGGTTTTTATAATGAAAAACTTTACTCTGATAGCTTGAAAGCTGTAAAAGCAGGATTTGTTTCTGACAAACCGCTGCCTGCTACTTTTAAGTGTACGGCGAAGTTCAGGTACCGCCAGCCTGACATGGGTGTAACCGTCCATGTGATGGAGGATGAAACGCTGCATGTGGTCTTTGATGAAGCACAACGCGCGATCACTCCTGGGCAAGCTGTTGTGTTTTATGACGGAGATGTTTGTCTAGGCGGAGCAACGATCGATACAGTCTATAAAAACGACGAAGCGATCACCTATCTATAA
- a CDS encoding tetratricopeptide repeat protein codes for MEPSKGLEYLQKGKFEEAAKSLESMIAADPENPVHYINFGNLLSAVHEHEKAIQFFDKALSLDDNAVAAYYGAGIACYHLEEFSKSAKLFQEAIKGGLQDSDTYFMTGMSFVSLGEQKLAFPYLMRATELNDQDHEALFQFGLCQARTGDIESASSTFEKVVERDETHADAWYNLGVTYSYFDKNTEALNAFQRALDIQPDHYLAGNGKRNIESENTNH; via the coding sequence ATGGAACCTTCAAAAGGTCTTGAATATTTACAAAAAGGAAAGTTTGAAGAAGCAGCAAAAAGTCTGGAATCTATGATCGCAGCAGATCCAGAAAATCCAGTACATTATATTAACTTCGGAAATCTTCTTTCTGCTGTTCATGAACATGAAAAAGCGATTCAATTCTTTGATAAAGCACTATCGCTCGATGATAATGCTGTAGCTGCATACTATGGTGCGGGTATTGCCTGTTATCATCTCGAGGAATTCTCTAAGAGTGCAAAACTCTTCCAAGAAGCGATCAAAGGTGGTCTGCAAGATAGTGACACTTACTTTATGACAGGCATGTCGTTCGTTTCACTTGGTGAACAAAAGCTTGCATTTCCTTACTTAATGAGAGCAACAGAACTTAACGATCAAGATCATGAAGCTTTGTTTCAATTCGGTCTCTGTCAGGCGCGAACAGGGGATATTGAGTCTGCATCATCAACCTTTGAAAAAGTAGTTGAACGCGATGAAACACATGCCGATGCTTGGTACAATTTAGGTGTAACATATAGTTATTTTGATAAAAACACAGAAGCGCTAAACGCTTTTCAAAGAGCTTTAGACATACAGCCAGATCATTATCTTGCAGGGAATGGAAAACGAAATATCGAAAGTGAAAATACTAACCATTAA
- a CDS encoding ATP-dependent RecD-like DNA helicase, protein MAQQPSFHLEDESTEIRKYIKGTLISTVYHQAESLYTVARIRVKETNENYNEKEVMITGILPPLREDELYLFYGKFKDHPKYGKQYEVELFQKEMPQSKEAMIQYLSSELFKGIGKKTAEHIVEVMGNDAITKLLESPEYISQIPKLTEEQAQSLQKSLMQNRGLDQVMMVVQPYGIGPQLAMKIFQTYQDDAVKVIKDEPYRLIEDVSGIGFHRADEIAKGNGMQVNHPKRIQAACQFVLRDQGTDLGHSYLPMDELLEGVRKLLADGKNTVDEMSIFREIQDMENEQRLIVKEKVVYLPSLYFAERGFAQKMNQLLHSQKNDYLIEDSKLESELIALEKRLNMKYANSQKEAIKKALTSSLMVLTGGPGTGKTTVIKGIVELYSEIHGVSLNPDDYRGKKESFPVLLVAPTGRAAKRMTESTGIPAHTIHRLLGWKGGGTFEKNEDEPIEGKLLIVDEMSMVDIWLAHSLAKALPPHIQVIFVGDEDQLPSVGPGQVLKDLLQAQHVPQSRLVDIYRQAEGSSIIRLAHEMKNGKVPQDLLVPQNDRRFFACSGEQVFQAILQVCENAIKKGYSSRDIQVLAPMYKGPVGIDRLNMELQRLFNPEKQKQRQLQVANVFYRKGDKVLQLVNQPEDQVFNGDIGEIVAVIYARENTDKEEQIVISFDEIEVTYKRSEFHHFTHAFCCSIHKSQGSEYPIVVLPVLKSYYRMLKRNLLYTAITRSKEYLILCGEQEAFTWAVERSDETERYSGLASRLQETILEKDLMNDTLLNETN, encoded by the coding sequence ATGGCACAGCAGCCTTCTTTTCATTTAGAAGATGAGTCAACTGAAATAAGAAAGTATATAAAAGGGACATTGATCTCTACTGTTTATCATCAAGCGGAGAGTCTCTATACGGTCGCTAGAATACGGGTAAAAGAGACGAATGAAAATTATAATGAAAAAGAAGTCATGATTACCGGCATCCTTCCTCCGTTAAGAGAAGATGAACTTTATTTATTTTATGGAAAATTTAAAGACCACCCGAAATACGGTAAACAATATGAGGTTGAACTGTTTCAAAAAGAGATGCCTCAATCTAAGGAAGCTATGATTCAATATCTTTCGAGTGAACTGTTTAAAGGGATCGGTAAAAAGACTGCCGAGCATATCGTAGAAGTCATGGGAAATGATGCGATCACAAAACTTTTAGAATCACCGGAATACATCAGTCAGATTCCAAAGCTAACAGAAGAGCAAGCTCAAAGTTTGCAGAAGTCCCTCATGCAGAATCGAGGATTAGATCAAGTAATGATGGTCGTGCAACCCTATGGTATCGGCCCACAGCTAGCGATGAAGATCTTCCAAACGTATCAGGATGATGCAGTAAAGGTCATCAAGGACGAGCCGTATCGATTGATAGAGGACGTTTCTGGAATTGGTTTTCACCGAGCAGATGAGATCGCTAAAGGAAATGGGATGCAAGTCAATCATCCAAAACGAATTCAAGCTGCCTGTCAATTCGTTCTGCGTGACCAAGGTACAGACCTTGGACACTCCTATCTACCGATGGACGAACTGTTAGAAGGAGTAAGAAAGCTTTTAGCAGATGGAAAGAATACAGTAGATGAGATGAGTATTTTTCGAGAGATCCAAGATATGGAGAACGAGCAACGACTGATCGTAAAAGAAAAGGTTGTGTATCTGCCATCCCTCTATTTTGCTGAGCGTGGATTTGCTCAAAAAATGAATCAGTTATTACATAGTCAGAAAAACGATTATCTCATTGAGGACTCTAAATTGGAATCTGAGCTAATCGCACTTGAAAAACGACTCAACATGAAATATGCAAACAGCCAAAAAGAGGCTATAAAGAAGGCGTTAACCTCTTCTTTAATGGTTCTGACGGGTGGACCTGGAACAGGGAAAACAACCGTTATTAAAGGAATTGTTGAACTGTATAGTGAGATTCATGGTGTTAGTCTGAATCCTGACGATTATCGAGGAAAGAAAGAATCTTTTCCTGTTTTACTCGTTGCTCCAACAGGTCGAGCAGCTAAGCGTATGACTGAATCAACAGGTATACCAGCTCACACGATCCATCGCTTGTTAGGCTGGAAAGGTGGAGGGACCTTCGAAAAGAATGAAGATGAACCGATTGAAGGAAAACTTCTAATCGTCGATGAGATGTCGATGGTCGATATATGGCTTGCTCATTCTTTAGCAAAAGCTCTGCCACCTCACATTCAGGTCATTTTTGTTGGGGATGAAGATCAGTTACCTTCTGTAGGTCCTGGACAAGTGTTAAAAGACCTTCTGCAAGCTCAGCATGTACCTCAATCTCGATTAGTGGATATTTATAGACAAGCAGAAGGATCTTCCATCATCCGACTAGCTCATGAGATGAAGAATGGAAAAGTTCCACAAGACTTGCTCGTCCCTCAAAATGACAGACGATTCTTTGCTTGTTCAGGTGAACAAGTGTTTCAGGCTATCCTTCAAGTTTGTGAAAATGCGATTAAAAAAGGATACAGTTCTCGAGATATTCAAGTGTTAGCACCTATGTACAAAGGACCGGTCGGTATTGATCGATTAAATATGGAGCTTCAACGTCTGTTTAACCCAGAGAAACAAAAACAGCGTCAGCTGCAGGTTGCAAATGTGTTTTATCGAAAAGGAGATAAAGTGCTTCAGCTCGTCAATCAACCCGAAGATCAGGTTTTTAACGGTGATATCGGTGAAATCGTGGCCGTGATCTATGCCAGAGAGAACACGGATAAAGAAGAACAGATTGTCATCAGCTTTGATGAGATAGAGGTTACGTATAAAAGAAGTGAATTTCATCATTTTACTCACGCTTTTTGCTGTTCGATCCATAAATCGCAGGGCAGTGAATATCCGATCGTCGTTCTACCTGTCTTAAAAAGCTACTACCGAATGCTAAAGCGAAACTTATTATATACGGCGATAACGAGAAGTAAAGAATATCTGATTCTGTGTGGAGAACAAGAAGCTTTTACTTGGGCTGTTGAACGTTCAGATGAAACAGAACGATATTCTGGTCTTGCTTCCCGTCTTCAAGAGACCATACTGGAAAAAGATTTAATGAATGATACCCTTCTAAACGAAACAAACTAG
- a CDS encoding DUF3918 domain-containing protein gives MSRTMSSLFALGIGAATYAMRNKRMSRMSKMNYNLSDLSDLWTSRRVKRIRKKVAKAIY, from the coding sequence ATGAGCAGGACGATGAGTTCTCTTTTCGCACTTGGTATTGGAGCCGCAACATATGCGATGAGAAATAAGAGGATGTCAAGAATGTCTAAGATGAACTATAATCTTTCGGATTTAAGTGATCTTTGGACATCACGACGTGTTAAAAGAATCCGTAAAAAAGTCGCAAAAGCCATTTATTAA
- a CDS encoding AI-2E family transporter, translated as MTKDIRMKWVYRLTLSLLLFLCLFLLMKLYPLYEPLWSAIKGIILPFFLAALITYLLHPVVEYVHEKGLPRFVAILSIYILFFGGIGFAAVKGFPYFIVQMKQLLVNVPVLAEDYKDLLYQVDRGTSALPYSVHSKIENYIVKMENNAQDALTNAIFSLRKIVDYFFVIIVVPFLVFYFLNDFEKLKKALWYLTPRKYRYEGKHLIKDIDQSLGGYIRGQLFVGAILGAAAMIALWVVGMPYPILLGLVIAITDIIPYFGPILGAIPVVLIALTISWKMVWITVGIMLVLQFIEGNILGPFIVGKNLHIHPVFIIFSLLLGGELAGVPGMILAVPIFSVIKVIIIHIREHRLQSSSD; from the coding sequence ATGACAAAAGACATTCGAATGAAGTGGGTTTACAGGTTAACCCTTTCTTTACTATTGTTTTTGTGTTTGTTTCTTTTAATGAAACTTTACCCGCTTTATGAGCCATTGTGGAGTGCGATCAAGGGAATCATTCTGCCATTTTTTCTTGCAGCTCTTATTACATATCTACTCCATCCCGTCGTTGAATACGTGCATGAGAAAGGATTGCCACGATTTGTTGCGATCTTAAGCATATATATCCTTTTCTTTGGTGGTATCGGTTTTGCTGCAGTAAAAGGGTTTCCGTATTTCATTGTACAGATGAAACAGCTTCTAGTGAATGTGCCTGTTCTTGCTGAGGATTATAAGGATCTATTATACCAAGTAGACCGAGGTACATCTGCACTTCCGTATTCGGTTCATTCTAAAATCGAAAATTATATCGTGAAAATGGAAAATAACGCACAAGATGCGTTGACCAATGCGATCTTTTCATTAAGAAAGATCGTCGATTATTTTTTCGTTATCATTGTCGTACCTTTTTTAGTCTTTTATTTTCTTAACGATTTTGAAAAACTGAAAAAAGCCCTTTGGTATCTAACACCGAGAAAATATCGATATGAAGGAAAGCATCTAATAAAAGATATCGATCAATCTCTTGGAGGATATATCAGAGGACAGTTGTTTGTAGGTGCTATACTTGGAGCTGCGGCCATGATTGCTCTATGGGTTGTTGGTATGCCATACCCCATACTTTTGGGACTGGTGATCGCGATAACAGATATCATCCCTTACTTTGGTCCGATCTTAGGAGCGATACCTGTCGTATTGATCGCACTCACGATCTCTTGGAAGATGGTGTGGATCACTGTGGGAATCATGCTCGTTCTACAGTTCATAGAAGGTAATATTCTTGGTCCATTTATCGTTGGAAAGAACCTTCACATCCATCCCGTCTTTATTATTTTTTCACTGTTGCTTGGTGGAGAACTGGCTGGTGTACCAGGAATGATCTTAGCTGTTCCGATCTTTAGTGTGATTAAGGTCATTATCATACACATCAGGGAACATCGACTTCAATCATCATCCGATTGA
- the alaS gene encoding alanine--tRNA ligase, translated as MKNLTSAQVRQMFLDFFQEKGHGVEPSASLVPHEDPTLLWINSGVATLKKYFDGRVIPENPRITNAQKSIRTNDIENVGITTRHHTFFEMLGNFSIGDYFKVEAILWAWEFLTSEKWIGFDPEKLSVTIHPEDDEAFDIWTKQVGLPEERIIRLEGNFWDIGEGPSGPNTEIFYDRGESFGSDLSDPELYPGGENDRYLEVWNLVFSQFNHNPDGTYTPLPKKNIDTGMGLERMVCVIQDTKTNFETDLFMPIIKETEKLSDTSYGLSSETDTAFKVIADHIRTVSFAIGDSALPSNEGRGYILRRLIRRAIRFAKKININKPFMYELVPTVADIMVDFYPEVKEKVPFIQKVIKTEEERFHETINEGLAILEDVMAKEKEEGRNIISGKDAFKLYDTFGFPFELTQEYAAENGMDVDLEGFENEMKAQRERARAARQEVDSMQVQGGVLSDITVKSEFSGYDSLTGEAKILEVLQNGERVAMVASGEEAQVILDITPFYAESGGQIADQGTIAGKELLLRVKDVQKAPNGQNLHTVVVEKGVLENNIDVSVKVDPEIRAKVVKNHTATHLLHQALKDVLGTHVNQAGSLVQEGRLRFDFTHFGSISTEELEKIEEIVNEKVWGNIPVEKMVKNINEAKAMGAMALFGEKYGETVRVVKVGDYSLELCGGCHVNNTSEIGLFKIVSESGIGAGTRRIEAVTGENAYRLMNGQVQLLKDTAAKLKTNLKDVPQRIDALNEQIRELQKEKESLAAKIGNMEAGSLVDEVQTINGVSVIAKKLSGVDMNGLRSIVDDLKNKLQSGVVILGAENGGKVNIVAGVTKDLVTKGYHAGNLVKEVAVRCGGGGGGRPDMAQAGGKDPQKLQEGIDSAVELIKTVS; from the coding sequence ATGAAAAATTTGACTTCAGCTCAAGTAAGACAGATGTTCCTTGATTTTTTCCAAGAAAAAGGTCATGGTGTAGAACCTAGTGCATCATTAGTTCCACATGAAGATCCAACACTTCTATGGATCAACAGTGGAGTTGCGACACTGAAAAAATATTTTGATGGACGAGTGATTCCTGAGAACCCTCGTATCACGAATGCACAAAAATCGATTCGTACGAACGATATTGAAAATGTTGGGATTACAACCAGACACCATACGTTCTTTGAGATGTTAGGAAACTTTTCAATCGGCGATTACTTCAAAGTTGAAGCGATCCTTTGGGCTTGGGAGTTCTTAACGAGTGAAAAATGGATCGGCTTTGATCCTGAAAAACTGTCTGTGACGATCCACCCAGAAGATGATGAAGCATTTGATATTTGGACAAAGCAAGTAGGATTACCTGAAGAGCGTATCATTCGTTTGGAAGGAAACTTCTGGGATATTGGTGAGGGGCCGAGTGGGCCAAACACGGAGATCTTCTATGACCGTGGTGAATCTTTTGGCAGTGATCTGTCTGATCCGGAGTTATATCCAGGTGGAGAGAACGATAGATACCTTGAAGTTTGGAACCTGGTGTTCTCACAGTTCAACCATAATCCAGACGGAACATATACGCCACTTCCTAAGAAGAATATCGATACAGGTATGGGACTTGAGAGAATGGTTTGTGTAATTCAAGACACGAAGACGAACTTTGAAACGGATCTATTCATGCCAATCATCAAAGAAACAGAAAAGCTCTCTGACACTTCTTATGGCTTAAGTTCTGAAACAGACACTGCGTTTAAAGTCATCGCTGATCACATTCGTACAGTAAGCTTCGCGATCGGTGACAGTGCTCTACCATCGAATGAAGGAAGAGGATATATCCTTCGACGTTTGATCAGAAGAGCGATTCGTTTTGCGAAAAAAATCAATATCAACAAGCCATTCATGTATGAACTAGTACCAACTGTTGCAGACATCATGGTAGATTTCTACCCGGAAGTAAAAGAAAAAGTTCCGTTCATCCAAAAAGTCATCAAGACGGAAGAAGAGCGTTTCCATGAAACGATCAACGAAGGGCTTGCTATCTTAGAAGATGTTATGGCAAAAGAAAAAGAAGAAGGAAGAAATATAATCTCTGGAAAAGACGCATTCAAGCTATACGATACATTTGGTTTCCCATTCGAGCTTACACAAGAGTATGCAGCTGAAAACGGAATGGATGTAGATTTAGAAGGCTTTGAAAACGAGATGAAGGCTCAACGTGAACGTGCACGTGCAGCAAGACAAGAAGTAGACAGCATGCAAGTACAAGGTGGAGTTCTTTCTGATATTACCGTGAAAAGTGAATTCTCAGGTTATGACAGCTTAACAGGAGAAGCTAAAATCTTAGAAGTACTACAAAATGGTGAACGAGTGGCGATGGTCGCATCAGGAGAAGAAGCACAAGTCATCTTAGATATTACACCTTTCTACGCTGAGAGCGGTGGTCAGATCGCGGACCAAGGAACAATAGCAGGGAAGGAGCTCTTACTTCGAGTAAAAGATGTTCAAAAAGCTCCTAACGGACAAAATCTTCATACCGTTGTTGTTGAAAAAGGTGTTCTTGAAAACAATATCGATGTTTCTGTTAAGGTTGACCCGGAAATTCGTGCAAAAGTCGTAAAGAACCATACGGCTACTCACCTTCTTCACCAAGCATTAAAAGATGTGCTCGGAACGCACGTAAATCAGGCTGGATCTCTCGTACAAGAAGGTCGTTTGCGCTTTGACTTTACACACTTCGGTAGTATTTCTACAGAAGAGCTTGAGAAGATCGAAGAAATCGTTAACGAAAAAGTATGGGGCAACATTCCAGTCGAAAAGATGGTCAAGAACATCAATGAGGCAAAAGCGATGGGAGCAATGGCTCTGTTCGGTGAGAAGTATGGTGAAACCGTACGTGTTGTAAAAGTAGGAGATTATAGTCTTGAACTTTGCGGTGGATGTCACGTAAATAACACTTCAGAGATCGGTTTGTTTAAGATCGTATCAGAATCTGGTATCGGTGCAGGAACACGCAGAATCGAAGCTGTTACAGGTGAGAACGCGTACCGTCTGATGAACGGCCAAGTACAGCTATTAAAAGACACGGCAGCTAAGTTAAAAACAAATCTTAAGGACGTGCCACAGCGTATTGATGCATTAAACGAACAAATTCGTGAGTTGCAAAAAGAGAAAGAATCTCTTGCGGCTAAGATTGGTAATATGGAAGCAGGCAGCCTTGTTGATGAAGTTCAAACGATTAACGGTGTTTCTGTAATCGCTAAAAAATTGAGCGGCGTGGATATGAACGGCTTACGTTCAATCGTAGATGATCTAAAGAATAAACTTCAAAGCGGAGTGGTTATTCTGGGTGCGGAAAACGGCGGAAAAGTTAATATCGTAGCTGGAGTAACAAAAGATTTAGTGACAAAAGGCTATCATGCGGGTAACCTAGTAAAAGAAGTGGCTGTCCGTTGTGGCGGAGGCGGTGGTGGACGTCCAGATATGGCTCAAGCTGGAGGGAAAGATCCCCAAAAGCTGCAAGAAGGAATAGATTCTGCAGTTGAATTGATCAAAACCGTTTCCTAA
- a CDS encoding IreB family regulatory phosphoprotein, with protein sequence MSSMDKTMKFNFNEDDAYKTNVETVLFSVYDALQDKGYNPINQIVGYLLSGDPAYIPRHNDARSMIRKLERDELIEELVKSYLSTQKEGSR encoded by the coding sequence GTGAGTTCAATGGATAAAACGATGAAGTTTAACTTCAACGAAGATGATGCTTATAAGACGAATGTTGAAACCGTCCTGTTTTCTGTTTATGACGCCCTGCAGGATAAAGGATACAATCCTATCAATCAGATTGTAGGTTATCTGCTCTCAGGAGATCCGGCTTATATACCTCGTCACAATGATGCGAGAAGCATGATTAGAAAACTGGAGCGAGATGAGCTTATTGAAGAGCTTGTTAAATCATATCTATCCACTCAAAAAGAAGGAAGTCGTTAA
- the ruvX gene encoding Holliday junction resolvase RuvX yields MTKTLGLDVGTKTIGVAVSDALGWTAQGVETIRRRPNKPEEDYARIQELIQLHDISKIVVGLPKNMNGTIGPSGEACQNFAKDIESLTGLSVILWDERLTTMAAERTLISADVSRKKRKQVIDKLAASIILQGYLDSQQ; encoded by the coding sequence TTGACAAAAACACTCGGACTGGATGTTGGAACGAAGACGATCGGTGTTGCCGTCTCAGATGCACTGGGATGGACAGCACAAGGAGTCGAAACGATACGACGCCGTCCAAATAAGCCAGAAGAAGACTATGCAAGGATCCAAGAACTGATTCAGTTACATGACATCAGTAAGATCGTAGTAGGTCTTCCTAAGAACATGAATGGTACGATCGGTCCCAGCGGAGAAGCTTGTCAAAACTTTGCTAAAGATATTGAAAGTCTGACAGGTCTTTCGGTTATCCTATGGGATGAGAGGCTGACCACCATGGCAGCTGAAAGAACATTGATTTCAGCTGACGTGAGCCGAAAAAAACGTAAACAGGTGATTGATAAGCTAGCAGCTTCGATCATTCTGCAAGGTTATTTGGACAGCCAACAATAA
- a CDS encoding DUF1292 domain-containing protein: MAKEERERIVIPDENGDENLFEVLFKFDVDQTGKSYMVTIPVADSEDDDTDEVEVFPFRYEENGEEDDLALFPLESDEEWDMIEEMLNTFQDDEYETE, translated from the coding sequence ATGGCAAAAGAAGAACGCGAACGCATCGTTATTCCAGACGAAAATGGTGACGAAAATCTATTTGAAGTTTTATTCAAATTTGATGTAGATCAAACAGGAAAATCTTACATGGTAACGATACCTGTAGCTGATTCAGAAGATGATGATACAGATGAAGTAGAAGTTTTCCCTTTCCGTTATGAAGAAAATGGAGAAGAAGACGATCTTGCTCTATTCCCACTTGAGTCTGATGAAGAATGGGACATGATTGAAGAAATGCTAAACACATTTCAAGATGATGAATACGAAACAGAGTAA